TGAATGGAGGTGGAAAGGGCAGCCCCTCTGACCGCCCCCGTGGTCGTCCAGTGTCTGAAACTTTTATGAAGCAGCACCATGCGCTAAGCAACTGGACAAACATtgtaaaaacatcaaagaaaaCGTGGTGCCGCGGTGGCAAGCTGTCCCAACAACCGTGCACACGGAGCCAAACATTCCGGTGAGAAACCCAAAGTTAAATGTGTCCAGACAGAATTTATAGAGGTGTCATTCATAAATAAGATAATAGGCTGTTTTGATCGCTGAGAACTGATGTAGTTGTTGGTTAGAATGACATTTTCTGTTATAATTATATCTTTCCAGCTGTTTTACGCAGTACAAACTTATCTAAGTACTAATTTTCTTGCACAAATCAAAGGGGAAATTGTACAAAAACTCGTCTGGAGCGCGAGGCGGTCCGCGTGAAAACTAAACACGGGGCGTGTCGCATCATGTCTTGCAAAACATGTTGTTTACGTCCTTCTTGTCTAGACGTCGGTCAATTTAGCACTGTCCCTCATTCACACGGAGCTCAGAGATGCCACGGTCAGGTGGGAAGACGTAAAGCGCCACATTTTCAATAGTGTGCGACTCATCTTTGTCCGGGCGCGGCCCCGAGGCGATGAGAAGCTGCTCCCCTCATCTTTTCATCGGCACTGACCCTGCAACCTTTGGCTGACTTATGACCGCGCTGCATTCATGCGCTGCATCGAAGTCCCGGTTATCCAAAACTGGCCAATACCGAGAGAGCCGCTAATCAATTCAGCACCCCCATCGGTTTTATTACCGACAGGCCCCAGGCTAGACAAAGGGAGAAAAATCTATTCCCACAATggaataaattatttatatctatttagaaaaaaatcattgcacaagtggatgaaaacacaaagcGATAACTGTAGTTTTACCCTTTATTTTGATGGGTGGCTTTGTTTTCAATGCCCATGGAGACAAAATCATAATGAATCCCGCATCCAAACCTTGAGGCGCAGCTCTGACAACAACAACTGTTTACATATAGTGCTTTAAATGTTCACTCCAGTTCTGTTGGAGCCTGTTGTACTGGTCTCAATGCACATAAAACAGGTGTCAGTGGGAAACATGCACCAATTTTTATCCCCTCAGTGACTTTATCTTATACATATAGTCATGGCACTGGGAATGTTGAAGTGGAAATACAGCACATGTTAATCAGAGGTGGAAAGATGATTGGGAATTACAGTATTTGTGcagattattcaattattttaaaaagagacaCTAGGAAGTTTTCATTGGTTAGTTCTGATTAAAAGACTTTGCACCCTTTCTGAGGTCTTCAAATTAATCTGACATCACATGTTTCTTGTAAATAATTTCATCATCAGTAACCAAATGTCCAGACTGAAAGTTTGACTGTAAATGACAACTGTAATCCCTCTTGCTATGCACAAATTTTTAAGAATGTTGGAATATAAGAATTAATTGAAGCCGCAAAACTACTCAAATTCTCAGAAAATCAGCAACAACACTAAATAATATTACAGTACCCAATTACATTCCACCTCTGATTTTTACAGTCCCACATATCACCATAAATCCACAGAAAAGTAGAAGATGAATATTGTTTTACATTCATAAATACATAGCATATACAGAAAATAtccaaaaaaatgcaaaattaaaaatattcctTTCATCAACGTCCTGTGAGGTTACAAATTCCTGTTGTGAACCAATTGCAAAACTTTCTTAAGGCAAAACGCCGCGACTGATTACATAATCTTGAAATCTGAGTTTTTACAAGGTTTCCTCATCAGCACCAAGCAACCTCTGAATTGCCCCAAGAATTAATAGAATAAAATTACTGTTGATGGATTAAAATCAGTTAAACCCAACTATGGATGAGATTTAGAGGCGTAAAATGGTCTGAGAGAGTTGACAGATATCTAAACTGATGACTGATGGAGATGGAGGGTAAATTAATTTGGGCTGAAGTCTAGAAGTATCACAGCAAGTCGTGCCAGACAAAGAATGTTTTTCAATGGATAACTTACTCAACTTTGCTGTAATCTAGGAATCTGGGGAAACAGGCCCTGCTTTTCTCATGACATTCAatttaaatcagttttgtttaaaacttAACTAATCTCATTTTTAAATAAGGTTGAGGTTGCAAAAGAGATTTTGAACTCTGGACGAAGGgtacaagacacacaaatatgttGGAAATCAAGGCGGGTTTCCCGCAAcaatcaagacaaaacaagcataAGGAGCTCCCCTCCAAAGAACAATCACCGAAACAGCGAACGCATACAGGATATTTACAACTTCAAATCCAACTTAAATACCAATAAACAATCCTTTTTCCAAATAAAAGCTACCTAATGTTCCTCCACTCATTTGTAGTGTTACCAGGTGAGTGACAATCCTTGATTCACATCTGTTGGTCCCAGGGAAATCTTGTTCTACTTGATCACAGTGAGCCTCTTTCATAAAGAGTGCAGGTAAACAGACATCCACAAGGTGAAGCACCAGCAAGCACTAAGAGAACAGATCCAATCCAACCATCCGAGTCAGTTCCCAAAGGTCAATGTGAGTTCACAGCTATATCCGCTTCTGCTGGTAGCTCTACATGCTCTTCTCCGGTCTTACGACCTCTTGGAGCAACAACACGATTAACACCGGTCCCATGGAGGCAACCATTAGTCCGCCCCTTCACTATGAGATCTTACAGTTCCCCTTGGAGGACGACGACGAGTTCTTTGGAGGACTCTGTGGAGGCCTAAAGGATTTTGAGCGTTTGAGACTGTTGGCTTTGCTtccaccgctgctgctgccgcctgAGGCTGCGCTGTTGGCCACTGAGTAAGAGCGTCCGTGCATCATGACTGCATTCATGCCGTTGGCCATGGAGAAAGACTTGAGGTGGGACTTGATGGCGACAGGGAGAGGCAGTTTGTCAATGAGGTGCACCGGTGTGCAGGAGACAATCGAACGGCAGCACAGATCTTGGAGGCTGAAGACTGGAGAGCAAGAAGAGGGATAAGGTTGTTAAGATTGTATGTCATGTAAAATAAACTCAGATGTCTCTACACTACTATTTGTTCATTCTttgcactttctttttctttttcagaaaaagcAATTACTTTTTTAAGCCCCTTCTAAAGGTCTCCCAACAACAAAGTTAAGATATCTAGAAGAATAATGTATAGACTTTAAATAACTTTCATTAGACTGATGGACAGAGGGCCATTTGCCAAAGGAGATAATAACTAGATTTTGGCAATGATATGGTAGTTCCACTGTGTGACAAATACTATTTTTGCTGCACTCATATGTTGATACATTTTCATGCCATTTTGTCAGAAGTTACTTTACAGAGGCTAATTTAACTAAATTTCCTCTTCAAGATGAAATTTTATTCCTATTTTTGGAAATGACAGTGTGAGTGAGAAATGGGTTCTCAAGGGCTTCTTCATAAAAATTTGCTTTGTGAAATACCTTGAGACTGTAATAAAATAACTGATATACACATTTCATTACACTCAACAACGTCAGTGTGCTTGTCTAGAGATGTCCaggttactctggataatccacagactttGCAGTAAATGGATTTCACTGAAACTACTTTATATCAAAGAAATAATACCAATGAGAACTGTTGACAGGGAGAACAGTGGATTATCTAGAATAACTTTTACACTGCTTCTAGGAATTTACAATAATTTTGAGTTTTCCCAATGTAAATCTGATTAAGtacaaatgaaattccattcaTACCGACTGCATTGGGGGTGCAAAAATATGTTCTGACCCTTTATCTACGATAGAAACAAACATACATTGCTAATCTGACAGATTTGATCggacaaaatgattaacaaaCTCACCTCTGTTGGGCCTCCAGAATTTCTCCATCCCATGCCTCATCAGCACGATGCGTGAGAGCTCTGTGAAGGATTCGATGACATTGAAGTTGCAAAGGGGGCTGACCTCAAAGAAAgtcatgctgtttttttctgcataaGCCCTCGCCTGCTCTGTTGGAACCTGCCGCTTGAAAGCCAAGTGAAGCCGGTTGCCCACCAGGATCCTGGGAACACCTGGGGCATGCTGatggaaataaaatgatattGTGACAACATTTAGATAATGTTTTTGAATTATAATGTATctcttaaacacagacagacagaaaatggtCTTTCTCAGGGCCGGAAAGATACAAACACACGATATTACCCCGTCTACATGCGTTTCCTATATTTCTAAGTCAACCAGAAATTGTGTTTACCTCATCAATTTCCCGGATCCAGCGGTCAATACCATCAAACGACCAGCCGTTAGTGATGTCATATACAAGCAGGATGCCCTTTGGGATGAAAGCCAAACAAGTTGACATATTTAGAGATTTAAACAattgggagggagggggggcacCAAAGTTGCTCTATAGTCCTCACCTGTGCCCCTCGGGAGTAAGACCTGAAGATGGTGCAGAATCTCCCCTGCCCTGATGTGTCCCtgtagaaaacacacatatattattAGACCAACATATTGTAGCTTTGATTATTATGGCCTCTGTTGATATCGAACTGTGTAAAAATGCTTACCATAACTCTAATTTCACTCGTCTCCCATCCAGCAGGATTGTGGTCGTCTTGTAATCGATCCCTAAAATTTCACACGGTCCAGATTGAGTCATTGTTAGTTATTGTGAACGTAACTTCAAACCAGCTTAAACAAAGACATAGACTGCTACTCACCGCTGCTGTAGGCATAGGGAGACTCCACTGATCCGTCTTGTAAACTGTCCAAGATTTCTCCCTTTCCAACATCGCTGTCTCCCACCAAAAGAAATTTCAATAGATAATCGTAACTCTTGACAGGACTACTCTGGGCCCCCATTATCCCACGCATTGGATCCGGTTCACGAAGAGCTTTTTTGAGCTCACCAGACGTCCTCTGTTCGGGGCGAGGGACGAGCCAGACGGTCCCCAGCGGTGGTAATCGAAAGCTGGGCGACCGCCGTTTGACGTTAACGTAAGCTAGTCAGCTAACTGGTGCACTACGTCCGATTTACATGAACACCATCTTTTCCTTCTTAGCTTCTTCTAATACATCAAATAATTTCCTGACTCCACTGAAACAAACGTTCAAGTGTTTTAGCACCGGGCAGCTGAGCCCAGACGCTGTCGATGTAACGTTAACGTTCACATAAATAACCAAAACAACCCTAGctgttagcttgctagctagcCAGCTAAAACTAACGATTATTACGCATTCTAGcacaaataaaagatataaagtAGAAATGAGGTTGTTCACTCATACATAAGTCGATACCCTACCAAACCAGTTGGagttttttccactttgtttaTAAGAGAAAAATGCCAATGCGGATTTTTCAGCTACGGAGCACAACGACTAAAGTGGACAGTGTTGGAACTTCCTGGTATTGACATCACGAGTTACGTAATTTCcgatatgattttaaaaaaataaaagaattcCATGAACgtctgtgtatgtatgaaaaTATGAACCAGAAAATACAAAGTATTGTTGGCTTGTTGATTTTAAATGGCAAATATAACCATGACCATAAATCCAGATCCTCTAAATATGCATTTAGAAAACATTGGAACTGACAGTGagtatttttcatgtttaataaaaGTGATGTAATGTATTGATTCTGTCCCCTTTGTTCTATCCCACACTGGTGTTTGACAGATAAAGAGAAAGGTATATAAGGTGATTATCATTGTTCAGATCGCACTGGTTGTTCTTGATTGACATTTGCAGCAGCTGTGGAAATTCTTCCTGATTGCAGAAGATAAAAGCCAGGTGAAAACTCTTCTCTCATGCACAACCTGTTTAGGTGAGGGGTCAGCTTCAGTGGGCGGTAGCCACCAGAGAGAAAATGGGGCTGGTACATGCTGGGCTTTTATTCCTACTGTGTTGTTCTGCCTATCGCTATGCATTTAGCAGTGGGGCTGGGTATGGCCCCTTTGTGCAAGATCCTGAATTAGAGTGGGCGAGAATGGAGACAGTGATAGATGAAGAAAGAACCCAAGCCCCTGCACCCAGAGCCCAATTCAAAGATGCGTTACCTGAAGCCAAGAAGGTTCCTCAGTACCGGATTGTCTCAACCTCAAAGGACCAGAAAGCACTTTTCAAGCCAGAAAAGGGTTCCAGGCCCCTCCCTAACTCAGTCCAGTCTATGTTGCTTGTGACTGCTGCTCCTGAAACTGAAGGTGGACAAACAACCCGACGAAAGTTGGT
The DNA window shown above is from Thunnus maccoyii chromosome 2, fThuMac1.1, whole genome shotgun sequence and carries:
- the LOC121911343 gene encoding ras-related protein Rab-40C-like, which codes for MRGIMGAQSSPVKSYDYLLKFLLVGDSDVGKGEILDSLQDGSVESPYAYSSGIDYKTTTILLDGRRVKLELWDTSGQGRFCTIFRSYSRGAQGILLVYDITNGWSFDGIDRWIREIDEHAPGVPRILVGNRLHLAFKRQVPTEQARAYAEKNSMTFFEVSPLCNFNVIESFTELSRIVLMRHGMEKFWRPNRVFSLQDLCCRSIVSCTPVHLIDKLPLPVAIKSHLKSFSMANGMNAVMMHGRSYSVANSAASGGSSSGGSKANSLKRSKSFRPPQSPPKNSSSSSKGNCKIS